From Asterias amurensis chromosome 3, ASM3211899v1, a single genomic window includes:
- the LOC139934599 gene encoding cytochrome b5-like isoform X5, producing MSETKTYTLKEIKDHKTSQDIWIVIHNKVYDITKFLDDHPGGEEVLLEQGGVSATESFEDVGHSADARELMKDYLIGDLAEADWETSVTSNTGPVAPDSGSSGSCSLS from the exons ATGTCGGAGACAAAGACATATACGTTAAAAGAAATCAAGGACCACAAAACTAGCCAGGATATATGGATTGTAATTCACAACAAAGTTTACGACATTACGAAATTCTTGGATGAT CATCCTGGTGGTGAAGAAGTACTTCTTGAACAAGGAG GAGTCTCAGCAACAGAATCCTTTGAAGATGTGGGACATTCTGCAGACGCAAGAGAACTTATGAAAGATTACCTTATCGGAGATCTAGCAGAG GCGGACTGGGAAACATCAGTAACG tCTAACACAGGACCTGTCGCACCGGACTCGGGTTCTTCAGGAAG
- the LOC139934599 gene encoding cytochrome b5-like isoform X4 gives MSETKTYTLKEIKDHKTSQDIWIVIHNKVYDITKFLDDHPGGEEVLLEQGGVSATESFEDVGHSADARELMKDYLIGDLAEADWETSVTSNTGPVAPDSGSSGSSCSLS, from the exons ATGTCGGAGACAAAGACATATACGTTAAAAGAAATCAAGGACCACAAAACTAGCCAGGATATATGGATTGTAATTCACAACAAAGTTTACGACATTACGAAATTCTTGGATGAT CATCCTGGTGGTGAAGAAGTACTTCTTGAACAAGGAG GAGTCTCAGCAACAGAATCCTTTGAAGATGTGGGACATTCTGCAGACGCAAGAGAACTTATGAAAGATTACCTTATCGGAGATCTAGCAGAG GCGGACTGGGAAACATCAGTAACG tCTAACACAGGACCTGTCGCACCGGACTCGGGTTCTTCAGGAAG